In Pedobacter sp. W3I1, one DNA window encodes the following:
- the rimP gene encoding ribosome assembly cofactor RimP, translating into MQVEKRVAALVEEKIADRPELFLVEVKMLPNNKLIIHVDGDEGISIQDCVAISRHVGFHLEEENTIEQAYNLEVSSPGVGEPLKLIRQYNKNIGRTVSVKLKEGLKKEGKLLAVTENNLLIEESIKEKGKKAVAIETVVPFNDILETTVLVSFK; encoded by the coding sequence ATGCAGGTAGAAAAGAGAGTTGCAGCCCTCGTTGAGGAAAAAATAGCAGATCGGCCAGAACTGTTTTTGGTTGAAGTGAAAATGTTGCCAAACAATAAATTAATTATCCATGTTGATGGCGACGAAGGTATTAGCATACAGGATTGTGTGGCCATAAGCAGGCATGTTGGTTTTCATCTCGAAGAAGAAAACACAATAGAACAGGCTTATAATTTAGAAGTTTCTTCGCCGGGTGTTGGCGAGCCTTTAAAATTAATCCGTCAGTACAATAAAAATATTGGCCGTACGGTAAGCGTTAAGTTAAAAGAGGGTTTGAAAAAAGAAGGGAAACTGCTGGCGGTTACAGAAAATAATCTGCTGATTGAAGAATCGATTAAAGAAAAAGGGAAAAAGGCGGTAGCAATTGAAACAGTTGTTCCGTTTAATGATATATTAGAAACAACAGTTTTAGTAAGTTTTAAATAG
- a CDS encoding phage holin family protein — translation MRFIIEILLMGLAFFIGARIVPGVHVDGYATSIIAAVLVALANSTIGFILRLLTFPVNFLTLGLVSFIITVLMILLVDNIMPSFNTSGFIAAALLAIVVALIKAVFSAVVGEKE, via the coding sequence ATGAGATTTATTATCGAAATCCTTTTGATGGGATTAGCCTTTTTTATCGGTGCAAGAATAGTGCCCGGTGTACATGTAGATGGTTATGCAACATCCATTATTGCTGCCGTACTGGTAGCACTTGCAAACTCAACCATCGGGTTCATTTTAAGGCTATTAACATTCCCGGTTAATTTCCTTACACTTGGATTGGTATCATTTATCATTACCGTTTTAATGATTTTATTGGTTGATAACATAATGCCCTCGTTTAACACTTCGGGCTTTATTGCTGCTGCATTACTGGCTATAGTTGTAGCCTTAATTAAAGCAGTGTTTAGCGCTGTAGTTGGGGAGAAAGAATAG
- the nusA gene encoding transcription termination factor NusA, with amino-acid sequence MSTTTINLIDSFQEFKDFKNIDRPTVISVLEEVFRSMLRKKYGTDENCDVIVNPDNGDLEIWRTRKVMEDGFSEDDDLEIELAEVSKLDSTLEVGDDYIEQITLESFGRRAILAARQTLVSKVLELEKDEIFKKYKDRVGEIVTGEVYQVWKKETLVLDDEGNELLMPKTEQIPADYFKKGDSVRAVISKVEMINANPKIIISRTAPEFLQRLFEQEVPEIFDGLITVKKIVREPGERAKVAVESYDDRIDPVGACVGMKGSRIHGIVRELKNENIDVINFTNNISLYITRALSPAKITSIKLDDETKHASVYLKPDQVSLAIGRGGHNIKLAGKLTGYEIDVYREAGEESDEDVDLEEFSDEIDSWIIDELKAIGCDTAKSVLALTVEDLVKRTDLEEETIKEVVQILKSEFE; translated from the coding sequence ATGAGTACTACAACAATTAATTTGATCGACTCTTTTCAAGAGTTTAAGGATTTCAAAAATATAGATCGCCCAACGGTGATCAGTGTGCTGGAAGAAGTTTTTCGTAGCATGTTGCGTAAAAAATACGGAACAGACGAAAACTGTGATGTTATCGTGAATCCGGATAATGGGGATTTGGAGATCTGGAGAACGAGAAAAGTAATGGAAGACGGTTTTTCTGAGGATGATGATTTAGAGATCGAGCTTGCTGAAGTTTCTAAATTAGACAGTACTTTAGAAGTTGGCGATGATTATATCGAACAGATTACTTTAGAGAGCTTTGGCCGTAGAGCAATTTTAGCTGCCCGTCAAACGCTGGTATCTAAAGTATTGGAATTAGAGAAAGACGAAATCTTCAAAAAATATAAAGATAGAGTAGGCGAAATCGTAACGGGTGAAGTTTATCAGGTTTGGAAGAAAGAAACGTTGGTTTTAGATGATGAAGGTAACGAACTTTTAATGCCTAAAACGGAGCAGATCCCAGCAGATTATTTCAAAAAAGGCGATTCTGTGAGAGCAGTAATCTCTAAAGTAGAAATGATCAACGCGAACCCGAAAATTATCATTTCGAGAACAGCACCAGAATTTTTGCAACGCCTGTTCGAACAGGAAGTTCCGGAAATTTTCGATGGTTTAATTACCGTTAAGAAAATTGTTCGTGAGCCAGGAGAACGTGCTAAAGTTGCTGTTGAATCGTACGACGATCGTATCGATCCGGTTGGCGCATGTGTGGGTATGAAAGGATCACGTATTCACGGTATCGTTCGCGAGTTGAAAAACGAAAACATTGATGTGATTAATTTCACCAATAATATTTCATTATACATTACCCGTGCTTTAAGCCCGGCAAAAATCACCTCCATTAAATTGGATGATGAAACTAAACATGCATCGGTTTACTTAAAACCAGATCAGGTTTCATTAGCAATCGGACGAGGTGGACACAACATTAAACTAGCTGGTAAATTAACTGGTTATGAAATTGATGTGTATCGCGAAGCTGGAGAAGAAAGTGATGAGGATGTAGATTTAGAAGAATTCTCAGATGAGATTGATAGCTGGATCATTGATGAATTAAAGGCTATCGGTTGCGATACTGCTAAGAGTGTATTAGCACTTACAGTAGAAGATTTGGTAAAACGCACCGACCTTGAAGAGGAAACCATTAAAGAAGTGGTTCAAATTTTGAAGTCAGAATTTGAATAA